The Geotalea uraniireducens Rf4 genome window below encodes:
- a CDS encoding multiheme c-type cytochrome yields MKNRIAQLALVVIVAISLSHPAAAEECIPCHREKTPAAVHQWETSAHARARIGCEKCHGSDHDKIVKGEARVDMKVCGPCHQKAFKEHKASRHGMGLHSGWGCTRNLANRDPAECRFCHEEGSTAPLSGVQCARFLKQTSEMAEIGCNYCHNVESSCASCHTNHNTSLAIVRDPNSCAKCHMGPDHPQWEMWQTSLHGTLNATAGISTGPTCQTCHMPKGSHNVSFGITMSSGGAPYPAKQAEPARKEMLQICSQCHAPEFARKDLARGDAVRSQSLTILKEAEKIIWDLSDHGLLDPMPEQRPEHPLSGRKLVTDNQMLYEDTSHIERLFFKMKKYDYARTIKGAYHQNPAYAHWYGNAELKMDLVDIKAEANRLRERGEAHVAGKGENKAADPAAAAEDALRALKSKVERGAMSEEEYAVEKAKVLDRLKGSAK; encoded by the coding sequence ATGAAAAACCGCATCGCACAGTTGGCGCTCGTCGTCATCGTCGCCATTTCCTTATCGCACCCGGCAGCAGCCGAAGAGTGCATCCCCTGCCACCGGGAAAAAACTCCGGCGGCCGTTCACCAGTGGGAAACCAGCGCCCATGCCCGGGCCAGGATAGGCTGCGAGAAATGCCACGGCAGCGACCATGACAAGATCGTCAAGGGTGAGGCGAGGGTCGACATGAAGGTCTGCGGCCCCTGCCACCAGAAGGCGTTCAAGGAACACAAGGCGAGCCGCCACGGCATGGGACTCCATTCCGGCTGGGGCTGCACCCGCAACCTGGCCAACCGCGATCCCGCTGAATGCCGCTTCTGCCATGAGGAGGGGAGCACCGCGCCCCTGTCCGGGGTCCAGTGCGCCCGATTCCTCAAGCAAACGAGCGAGATGGCAGAGATCGGCTGCAACTATTGCCACAACGTGGAAAGCTCCTGCGCCTCCTGCCACACCAACCACAACACAAGCCTGGCCATCGTCCGCGATCCCAACTCCTGCGCCAAGTGCCACATGGGACCGGACCACCCCCAGTGGGAGATGTGGCAGACCTCCCTGCACGGCACCCTCAACGCCACGGCCGGCATCAGCACCGGCCCCACCTGCCAGACCTGCCACATGCCCAAAGGAAGCCACAACGTCTCCTTCGGCATCACCATGAGTTCCGGCGGCGCCCCCTACCCGGCAAAGCAGGCCGAACCGGCCCGCAAAGAGATGCTGCAAATCTGCAGCCAGTGCCATGCACCCGAGTTCGCCCGCAAGGACCTGGCACGAGGTGACGCGGTCCGCAGCCAGAGCCTGACTATTCTCAAGGAAGCGGAAAAGATCATCTGGGACCTGTCCGACCACGGCCTCCTCGACCCGATGCCGGAACAGCGCCCCGAGCACCCCTTAAGCGGCAGGAAGCTGGTCACCGACAACCAGATGCTCTATGAGGACACCTCCCACATCGAGCGGCTCTTCTTCAAGATGAAAAAGTACGACTATGCCCGGACCATCAAGGGCGCCTACCACCAGAACCCTGCCTACGCCCACTGGTACGGCAATGCCGAATTGAAGATGGACCTTGTGGACATCAAGGCAGAGGCAAACCGGCTGCGGGAACGGGGAGAAGCACATGTCGCGGGCAAGGGAGAGAACAAGGCCGCAGACCCCGCAGCAGCTGCGGAAGATGCTTTGCGCGCCTTGAAGAGCAAGGTGGAGCGTGGCGCCATGTCGGAAGAGGAGTACGCAGTGGAAAAGGCAAAGGTGCTGGACCGATTGAAAGGAAGCGCAAAATAA
- a CDS encoding acyloxyacyl hydrolase — protein MRQTAVKLLTLISLIGIVCPSLCKAADAGWKDVGIRAGISAKEKHEFFHQYEVFTTYGLPWDWRAASGWGVALQINAAAGALHGGGETGFIGTLGPGIVLDKAGKGLALDLGPNVCLMSQRTYGRQDFNGRFLFMAHVGLTYRFDSGPGVGYRFQHMSNGGIYGGGNPGLDLHMVGLSWNF, from the coding sequence ATGAGACAGACCGCCGTTAAACTGCTGACACTGATTTCTTTAATCGGCATTGTCTGCCCCAGCCTGTGCAAGGCAGCAGACGCAGGGTGGAAAGATGTCGGCATCAGGGCCGGCATTTCGGCCAAAGAAAAACATGAATTTTTTCACCAGTATGAAGTATTTACAACATATGGGCTGCCATGGGACTGGCGAGCAGCCTCAGGGTGGGGAGTAGCCTTGCAGATCAATGCCGCTGCCGGAGCTCTTCATGGCGGAGGAGAAACCGGTTTCATCGGCACCCTCGGCCCCGGTATCGTCCTGGATAAAGCCGGCAAAGGGCTGGCACTGGACCTGGGACCGAATGTCTGCTTAATGAGTCAAAGGACATACGGCCGGCAGGACTTCAACGGGAGGTTTCTGTTTATGGCCCATGTGGGTCTCACCTACCGTTTTGATTCGGGACCGGGGGTGGGATACCGTTTCCAGCACATGTCGAATGGGGGCATCTATGGCGGCGGCAACCCCGGCCTCGACCTGCACATGGTCGGCTTGAGCTGGAATTTCTGA